The following are from one region of the Hemitrygon akajei chromosome 6, sHemAka1.3, whole genome shotgun sequence genome:
- the LOC140728758 gene encoding achaete-scute homolog 1-like — MERAAAAQLMQTSCQFLLESRPAPYSDGSPASSPESSSSGGGGGGGKGCKALKRPRSSSPELLRCKRRLSFTGLGYSLPQQQPAAVARRNERERNRVKLVNAGFQTLRQHVPNGASNKKMSKVETLRSAVEYIRALQQLLDEHDAVSAAFQCGLPSPTLSPAYSADLNSIPPSPLSTYSSDEGSYEALSPEEQELLDFTSWFDRY; from the coding sequence ATGGAGCGGGCAGCAGCCGCACAACTGATGCAGACCTCCTGTCAGTTTCTGTTGGAGAGCCGGCCGGCGCCGTACAGTGACGGCTCGCCTGCGTCGTCGCCCGAGAGCAGCAGCAGCGGCGGCGGCGGAGGCGGCGGCAAGGGCTGCAAGGCGCTGAAGCGGCCGAGGTCGAGCTCGCCCGAGCTGCTGCGCTGCAAGAGGCGCCTGAGCTTCACGGGTCTGGGCTACTCGCTGCCTCAGCAGCAGCCGGCGGCCGTTGCCAGGCGCAACGAGCGCGAGAGAAACCGCGTGAAGCTGGTGAACGCGGGCTTCCAGACCCTGCGCCAGCACGTGCCCAATGGCGCGTCCAACAAGAAGATGAGCAAAGTGGAGACGCTGCGTTCCGCCGTCGAGTACATCCGCGCTCTGCAGCAGCTGCTCGACGAGCACGACGCCGTGTCGGCCGCTTTCCAGTGCGGGCTGCCGTCGCCCACGCTGTCGCCTGCCTACTCCGCCGACCTCAACTCGATTCCGCCGTCGCCGCTCTCCACCTACTCCTCGGACGAAGGCAGCTATGAGGCGCTGAGCCCGGAGGAGCAGGAGCTCCTCGACTTCACCAGCTGGTTTGACAGATACTGA